One Primulina eburnea isolate SZY01 chromosome 4, ASM2296580v1, whole genome shotgun sequence genomic window, AGACGgagttttaatttttgttttcatTCCCCAATTTGATCCTGTGCTTGCCATGTGATCGTGATTACCCTATGGAACTCTGATTTTTTAACAGAGTGTCTTTGTGATTATAGCACTATGCTGTCATATGTTACATTGTTACCCACCAACTACTGGCTTTCAGGACTTTGAATTCGAGGAGCTGGATGAAGTCTTGCAATATTATCCCCAAGGATATCATGGAGTCGATAGAGAAGGAAGACCTGTTTACATTGAAAGGCTTGGAAAAGCTCACCCTAGCAAACTGATGCGCATCACTTCAATTGAACGATACTTGAAATATCATGTTCAGGAATTTGAAAGGGCTATATATGAGAAGTTCCAAGCTTGTTCCATTGCTGAAAAGAGAAGAATCTGTTCAACAACTACAGTTTTGGACGTACATGGCCTGGTTTGTCGATTTAACCTTCAAATTTAAGAATTTTGATGTTAGTTTATACTTTACTTTGAATTACTCATGTGTCAGCTGAATAAAATATTTCCTTCAGTTTGTAGGgtccaaaattatttttttagccTCAGGATTATTTGTCATTGTTATTAGATTGTTAACCTGTTGATTGTCCCAAAAtactgaaatttctatggatttcTTTTTGTTAATAATGAAAGTGCTTTGAGTATATGGTgattcatttaaaataatttcatgGATGGTGACTCTAGGGGGTTAAAAATTTCACACAGACTGCAGCCAGTCTATTAGCAGCCATGGCAAAGATTGACAACAGTTACTATCCAGAGGTACTTTTGTTCTCTGAAGTCTATTTTgtttcaaatcagaaacatctTTGTCAGACATCAGTAATGATCTATTTGATTTGTGTGTGCCCAACTTTTTGCAGACACTACATTGCATGTATATTGTTAATGCTGGACCAGGCTTCAAGAAGGTTCTTTGGCCTGCTGCACAGAAGTTTTTGGATGCTAAAACTATTGCAAAGATCCGCGTAAAGGATATGCGTAGTTTGTTCAAACATTACTGTCTATTTTCTTTTTACTGCAATTCCATTTAATTGCATGTATTTGTTCACTTTGTAACAGGTTTTGGACCCTAAATCTACATGGAAACTACTGGAAATCATCGACCCTAGGTTTACTTGACTCTGTTTCTACCTCAAATATGACttccaataaaaaaatatcatatgcatctttctttctttttttaaaaaaatttacagcCAGTTACCTGACTTTTTGGGTGGATCATGCATTTGCAATGTTGAGGGAGGTTGCCTGAGGTCTAATAAGGGTCCTTGGAATGATCCTGAAGTAATGAAGGTAGATTTACCCCCTTGTCGTTCTTGAACTTGTGACTTACTTTCTTTTGCAAGGTAGTTCGACTGTCTATTTCTAGCTTGTATATAATGCAGAAGCATCTGTGGGAAGGCAGATATCTCAATTAGCAAATGACCAACAGAAAATTCACTCATGCAGTAGGACCCGATCGCTGAAGGTAATAAATGCAACAAATTTGAATTTGGTTCAAGTAAAAACTCCACAATTTACCGATACTGACTGTCTAATTATCAGGGGAGAAGCAGTAATACACACATATTTGAATCAGGATCACTTGCTGAGGATCCTTGTTCTCCATCTAGACACGCGGGACCCTTGTCCCCAAGACTGGACCCTGTTCATGAAGAGGTGAGTTTGATTACGGgaaacttaaaattattaatttgttaTGATGTTTCCTTGTTTTTTATGTATACTTGTTCCTGCTCCACCAACGTCCTTATCATGTGATGTATGGCATGTTTCTCCTATACGCTTGTCACTATCGCACTGGTGGATTGTCCGTGTGTAGTTGCTTGCATTTTTACTCACGTGGATGAAAAATTCTGATTGGTGTAGGCCAGTACATCCGATCCTTGTATCTACTATAGCTGTGATGATTGTTTTAGTTCAGCAGATAAAGATAGTGACCATGAACAAGGAGGGGAAAACAAGTTTTTCAATATTGACCGTGTTGGATATTCAAATGGCCATGCAAGACCAAATATTGAAGGTCTGTGTTTTTACAATATTATCATACTGGTTTTAAATTACTGTAATTTGATGTATGAtattattgcttggacattttTGAAAATGTTCAGTTGGACCGACCATGCATTTTGGCATAGTTGTTGCATCCATGCTTAAGCCTCTTTTTTCCTTCCATATTTAACACGATACAATTGTTCTACCTTGATGATGTGAGTGGGTAAAGAAATCCAATGTTGATAAAGTTGGTTGATAATTCCATATTTTAAGAACATTATTCCATACGATACCCCGTTTCCTGATTGTATTAGGTACTCCAGTCATGAATTGGTTGGAGGCTATCCAAGAGAAAATTCTGAAGAGAAGTTTCCGGTGTATGACGAAAACATTAATATCCATCATCATCAAGCTTTTTTCAGTTGCTCGGGATGCGCCCGTCGAATATTGGAGGAGACAGACATACATACATCCATCCCATATGTTGGAAAATGAACCAGAACCAATTGCTGAGTCGACCATTGGTACGGAAACTGTTAATGAAGAGGATAGGTTCATTCCATGTGTCCAACGTCTTCAAAGACTGGAAAATTTGTTGGAGCAGATCAACAAGAAGCCTGCTGAAATTCCACAAGACAAGGAGCAAATGCTTGAACAATCGCTGGATCGGATCAAATCTGTCGAAGTTGACCTTGAAAAGACAAAGCGGGTAAAGGTCATGCTTTATTTACTGAAAGATTCTAGAATAAACGAATTGACCCATTCTTGTGTTTGTTCCAGTTAATACAAGCTACAGTGATAAAACAGCTCGAGATTACCGAGTTGCTGGAGAATATACGGGAAACCAGATTCCACGTAAGTAATTTGTCCAAGCAGAGTAAACTTTTAATCATCATTCTCGATCCCTGTCCCCTCCCTCCTCCCATCATCACATGTTCAAGGATACATCTATTTTTCCTTTCTCTTGTCTTTTAGTACGTTTAAACTTCTGTCATTGCCAAATCATCTTTAAGCAATATTGAACTTTCATTTCGCAGAGGCGCAGATTGTTCTGTTAAGTTGGCCAGATATGAATTCAACTCCACAGCAGGTAGCCATATTTTGGCATTAAGAACCATAGCTCATTTGTGCGAGGACCTGGAAATAGCACCTTCTTACATTTTTCCTGCCTGAGGTGTCTTTTTCCACACCGTTGCAACGTAGCTAAGCTGAAGAAAATCTTTACACACATCATTACTTTTATTAGTAAAGAATCAATAATTTGTTTTCAGTTGCATGCCCTTGGGCCATGCACATGGTACTGTATAGTGAGCATAGTCCGATGTAAATAAACTCTTGAAATGAGTAAAGAAATATTTATTGGGATATGGGTAGAGGTTGAAAGACTTGATTTTAGTTTCTTTTCTGTAATGTTGATGGAATCATATTACACCATTCATTTGTTTACGTTGACCTAGTGCAATCAGGCCTTTCTTGGAGTTCTTCAATTCATGTTCGTTGGAATTTTATGCTTTTTTGTTACCTTCTTCAGGCATGAACCTCTTAGGTTTTGTTGATTGTGCCTTTTGTGCAATGTTGCAAGTATCGTTTCAATTCTGGTAACTTTTTATTGACATCGTTTCGTGTTTGAACTTGTATTGTTTCGTGTGTTGATTATATTTTACTCTTATGTTTTATGACGGACTCGTTATCACTTGTCAGTATTCAATGGGTAGAGGATGTTAATGTCAAGTATTTAGAGCTAAAGCCCGGTTCTGAAGTCATGATTGAAATTCGAAAGCTGAAGCACCGGTCGAGGAACTAATAAGAAAAATCTCATTTCTTTAAATCGGGGTTGGGTTCTGATTGAACTATTAACGATAatagttttttatttaaattctcTTCGTATAGAAACAGCTCATCTATTCGAGTTGAATTTTGTAATGTTCTTCAAATCTTAGATTAAAAACATTACGCCGGGGTTATTTatggaagaaaaaaaaactgGGTGCGTAGGGAAATCAGATTCGGTTCAAGTAGATTGAATTCTGTTGTGTTGGAAACTTGGATCGATTTACAAGGTTACTCTTCCTGGAACCTGCTGGCACCAGCCCATTAAAGAAAAGTAGCAAGCCTTTTTGGTCGGAAACTACCAATTCCATCTTACCTATAACAAATAAAGAGTGAGTAAATAACCTACTCATAATTAGCTGACATCATTAATTTGCGTAGAATATTCTATTTATATAGTTAGATGGAAAGATAATTTTACAGTTATCATTAATTCATAATTTCACCTGTTGCATACGAACAAAGTCTTGGCAGAATTAATGTTTGTGTTTTCTGCAATTTTACAaagattttattatatttaataatttaaaatatgccATTTAATTTATCTAGCTTGTGGTGCACttcaatatattttaaatcaaGTTGTTGATGGTATCAAGGGAATTAGAAAAAAACATGCATTTCGATAtttagagttttttttttttttaatttgaaaacgaataggatggatttttaaaaataatatacatattagTCAAAATAACAACCAACTCGTTCATATTTAGGTTTTTCAACATTGGAATTTCAAGATGAATAAGTTAACTCAAAGAAATTTTCAGACTAGTTTATTTCAactgtatttgtataattttcaCGGCTTTCAACTAATAATTGGTAACTTGTACGTTCCCTATGATCTTAGGGATCAATGATTCGAAATAACAGTTTTCttgattaaatataatataaaaacgTCCCCCCTTGGATTTGTTTCGATCTATTCGTGCAGGTACTGTCTGCACGGATAATGAACGATCCTGATGACTCTAAATGATTCGGACTCACTTcataatgaaaaaaaaatgactCAAAAAAATTCGAGTAATTGGATCGACGTGTGCGAACAGTGCCCGCAAGAGTACCTTGAAGGTTTACCTGCTCAAAGAGGAATTGACTTCACCCTTTTCGGCGTCGAAAACTGGCACCTCGCTGTGTGCTTTCCATGTTTTCTTACCTGCCCACACACCACACCTACATTTAACATATTCAGTTACGGCAGGTAGATACTTGGCTAGATTCTTTCCAAGCTACTGCACAATCGGAGATCTGGTTCGTAATTGTCGGAATTCAGCTCTCGGGAGATTTTTCTGGGGTTTTATGCACGATTTGTACCTGAAATCTGTgtagtttatgttgatgaccgTGTATCTTAGTAAGAATCGATTAAATTATACCCCGCGAATAATGGGTTCGTGTCAGATGAATTGTTGTTTGGTTTTTGTTCTTTGTTTGTCTCTTTTCACTGCCCTCTCAGCCTCCACTTTCATTTCAGGTTTGTGAGTTTCTGTTCATCAATCCAATTTTTTAATGGATTTTCTTTTTAAGTGCTAATGGTCTGTTTGTTTTTGTTAACTTGATGCAGATGGTATATTTGGATCTCAAATTTTAAGTGAGAGGAGGCTTCTTCAGGCAAAGAAACGTACGATTCTTATATTTTCTTGACCTTTTTCGCCTTCTCACTTGATAAATCTATTACAGGTTGAGATTATTTGGTACAAATGAAAATCTTGAAATATGATGCTTtgcttttcttctttttttaaaaaaaaatcccatGATATATGCGCTGGTAAAGATCTAAGATTCTTAGTACTTCAACCGCTAAATGATTGAACTTGATTTAGAAAAATGAAAGTACAATGGGCATTGGCCTTGTACTAGAAAAATTTCAAGTTGTTTTCAACTTTCACTTTCAGCTGGAGGAGCTTAGGCGATACAGTAGTAAACGGGCCTTGGTATTGGATTATTAATAGTTTGTGTTAATGGGCTATGGCATCTAAATATATTTTGTTAGTAAATTTCAGGACTTATATTGATACTTTCTTGAAATAGTGGTGTCTTGTCTTTGGAAACGAATTACCAATAACCATAAGCAGCGTAGCAAGGCAATGTCTTGTCGTCTCAAGGAAAaaagttttaataaaaatgAAGCTGTCGCTCTTCCCACATTACAGTAGCCATTTTTCTTGCTTCCAAAACCCTATAATTTCCAACAGTTTTTGGGAATTAGGCTGAGTGTGGCCCTCTTCTTCATTTGTTTACACTTCAATTTATGGTAGTTCATCTTGAGACTGAAGAATTTTGGTGCTACTAAGATTTGGTAATGGCTCTGAGTACTGGTAGATGGTTTCGTGCAAGTATTGCAAGATACTTTTGTCAAGTGATTCTCATCATTCCTGTTAGTTTCAGCATATTGCTAGGTATATGAACCGATAGACCAACACGATCACCGTATTACAATCCAAATTTACAAACTATGATTTGATTTTATCTTAAATATTAATGATATCAGAAAAGCTCAATATATTAATGTTTGAGCTGATTGGTTAGTTTATATTTGGTTTCCTCAGCTTGCCCTGACAACTTTGAGTTCCAGAACTACACCATCATCACCAGCAAGTGCAAGGGACCCCAATACCCGCCCAACCTATGCTGTCCGGCATTTAAAGATTTTTCCTGTCCATTTGCCGATCATTTGAATGACCTATCAAATGATTGTGCATCTACCATGTTCAGCTATATTAATCTTTATGGAAAGTACCCACCAGGTCTATTTGCCAGCGAGTGCCGAGAAGGGAAGCTGGGCCTAGAATGCCCTGCAGTATCACCATCAGCTTCACTGTCCGATAAATTTGCTAATGCAAATGGCAGTTGTAGAATGTCTGAACTTTTTCCAATGCTGTTTCTTCTAGCTGCTTTCCTTGTGTTGTCAATGCAGCTCATTTAAAGAGTTTCCACGTGTACTTAGTTCTCTCGTAACTTCATTCGATATTTTTCTTTGTAATGATTTCTCTTATGCCTTCCACGTTTCGTTGTCTCCAGTATTCATTTTAGCCGAGAGATCTCATTCCTCAAATCCGATGTTCATTGTTCTATAAGAAATTATGAGAAGAATTCGATTTTTCGTGATGTACAAGTGCAGTTGTCTCCAATGATTCATCTCATGCAGTTGCGATGTGATTTAGGATTGTTTGGTCCTTGTTTCtagttatgatattgatgcgTAAATTGATTATGGGGAAAAAAGATACGATCAACAGTGGCTTTAAGATTGCAGGAGCCCAAGTTCATGGATCATGCTTGATGTTTTTACGTGGATTTGTTTTAagatatacatacatgcatacaatattaatttttactatgccaaaagaatatttgaatactaggcaaaaatttgtgtgagacgttctcacaggtcgtattttgtgagacgaatatcttatttgggttatccataaaaaattattactttttattcttaaaatattactttttatttgaaatatcgatagagttgatcCATCTCATTATAAAAACCTACTTTAAATGCTACGTACGGTAAGATGAGATGGACCTCGGGAGTAAATACTTGTGGGGGGAGAGttgggaaaaattatatttagttatttatttgCTATAAAAGACAACTTTCATTTATACATAATATTTTGGCTTTACGTGAATGAATCTACCACCATACGGTTAATTTAGTTTATCagtaaattttctttttttaagttttgaggtttTTTTTtcccctctctctctctctctccatATTTTAAGCAACATAGAAGTGTGCCAAATAGGACCGGGGCGGTTTAGACTTGGTCAAGTGAGTTAACAAGTGAGTCCGGGATGAAGTTGGGGTTTGATGGAGTCGTCCATATGCATGTACATgtatttataatattaaaaatctatttttatttatttattaaaaaacttATATCTTAATTTCTAATTTTAGCCTGGaatattgaaataattttattttataaatatgagtttaaaatgaaatatatataattatgatttttattttgttatatgTTGAATATAAAGTAATAGACTTTTAActtgtaataatatttattattaatataaaattagaaaatataattttagcaAATTTAATCCAAATTGGACTCAGGCGGGTTTGTAGAACGGGTCTAAAGTGAGCGGAACGGGGTGGTCAAACTCTCCCCACCCGTTATGTTGCCATCCCTATTTTCCGGtcttataaataattttatatattgaaattaaaaaaaataaaatttatccttttaattcaaaaataaaaataaaataaatctcgCAAAAAGGAGACCCGTTTGGGATCGGGAGATTGAACCCGACGTGAATCGAACACGCAACCTTCTGATCTGGAGTCAGACGCGCTACCATTGCGCCACGGATCCCAAGGTGACAATTCTTAGTCGAAATTGTACAACTATTAATTAAAAATCACGAATTCACGTCAAATGATCCATTAGCAACCAATAACATAGAGCCAACTCACCATCCAAAATCTCGCTTCCTCCTCACAAAATCCATTTCTTTCTTCCACAAA contains:
- the LOC140828963 gene encoding phosphatidylinositol/phosphatidylcholine transfer protein SFH13-like, whose product is MSGFEVLELNDEMNNRKSDYENSEDERRRSKNGPLKKKAINASNKLTHSLKKRGKRKVDFRVSSVSIEDVRDAREESTVCELRQKLLDKDLLPVRLDDYHTLLRFLKARDFNIDKTTKMWEEMLNWRKKFGADTILEDFEFEELDEVLQYYPQGYHGVDREGRPVYIERLGKAHPSKLMRITSIERYLKYHVQEFERAIYEKFQACSIAEKRRICSTTTVLDVHGLGVKNFTQTAASLLAAMAKIDNSYYPETLHCMYIVNAGPGFKKVLWPAAQKFLDAKTIAKIRVLDPKSTWKLLEIIDPSQLPDFLGGSCICNVEGGCLRSNKGPWNDPEVMKLVYNAEASVGRQISQLANDQQKIHSCSRTRSLKGRSSNTHIFESGSLAEDPCSPSRHAGPLSPRLDPVHEEASTSDPCIYYSCDDCFSSADKDSDHEQGGENKFFNIDRVGYSNGHARPNIEGTPVMNWLEAIQEKILKRSFRCMTKTLISIIIKLFSVARDAPVEYWRRQTYIHPSHMLENEPEPIAESTIGTETVNEEDRFIPCVQRLQRLENLLEQINKKPAEIPQDKEQMLEQSLDRIKSVEVDLEKTKRLIQATVIKQLEITELLENIRETRFHRRRLFC
- the LOC140828964 gene encoding GPI-anchored protein LLG1-like, which encodes MLMTVYLSKNRLNYTPRIMGSCQMNCCLVFVLCLSLFTALSASTFISDGIFGSQILSERRLLQAKKPCPDNFEFQNYTIITSKCKGPQYPPNLCCPAFKDFSCPFADHLNDLSNDCASTMFSYINLYGKYPPGLFASECREGKLGLECPAVSPSASLSDKFANANGSCRMSELFPMLFLLAAFLVLSMQLI